Proteins encoded together in one Variovorax paradoxus EPS window:
- a CDS encoding nuclease-related domain-containing protein gives MTIVLQSTLAASLGIQQLSNAFTPAFSHLRILRNLIIPMPSGCAVPTARIDAVIVCETGVYLFEIKAWRNAFVYRKKSDEAPPRWFLRLNGCTRAREVKDPAWQGGRKTTQLRSLLSDDLRLQYFVLLPCEGVALEGVMPAAVITQQDLPYIARLVRNNGRTARTYPLLDAHAVERTVQRLLDIQGDLSMETHLQNCRERSEQQPPMRWPVMRAMGLQ, from the coding sequence ATGACCATTGTTTTGCAAAGCACCCTTGCCGCATCGCTGGGCATACAGCAACTGTCCAACGCGTTCACACCCGCCTTCTCTCACCTGCGCATTCTTCGCAACCTCATCATCCCGATGCCTTCGGGATGCGCGGTTCCCACAGCGCGCATCGACGCCGTCATCGTGTGCGAGACCGGCGTGTACCTGTTCGAGATCAAGGCGTGGCGCAACGCCTTCGTCTATCGGAAGAAATCCGACGAAGCCCCGCCGCGCTGGTTCCTTCGACTCAACGGATGCACGAGAGCACGCGAAGTGAAAGACCCCGCATGGCAAGGCGGCCGCAAGACAACGCAGCTGCGCAGCCTGCTGTCCGACGACCTGCGCCTGCAGTACTTCGTGCTCCTGCCCTGCGAAGGCGTGGCGCTCGAAGGCGTCATGCCTGCCGCCGTCATCACGCAGCAAGACCTGCCCTACATCGCACGCCTCGTGCGCAACAACGGACGCACCGCGCGCACCTATCCGCTGCTCGATGCCCATGCCGTCGAACGCACCGTGCAGCGGCTGCTCGACATCCAGGGTGACCTGTCGATGGAGACGCATCTGCAGAACTGCCGCGAAAGAAGCGAGCAGCAACCGCCGATGCGGTGGCCCGTCATGCGTGCAATGGGATTGCAGTAG
- the bamA gene encoding outer membrane protein assembly factor BamA gives MHLPKSLAAIAALLVSMAAVPAWAVDPFTVRDIRLEGLQRVEPSTVFTTLGIKAGDNYSDERGSAAIRALFELGLFKDVRIDVDGNVLVVIVEERPTVADVDFVGTKEFEKSALQKALREIGLAEGQPYDKALADRAEQELKRQYVSRSLYNAEVVTTVTPLERNRVNLTFTVVEGESARIKSVRVVGNKAFSESTLLDLFDQDSGGWLAWYTKSNQYSRSKLAADQETLRSYYLTRGYLEFRIDSTQVAISPDRQSLDLTLNITEGEKFAVAGVRLEGNYFGREDEFKTLVTVRPGAPYNGEDVAATTKAFTDYFGTFGYAFARVKAEPEIDRANNRVTLVLKAEPARRVYVRRLNIGGNARTRDEVIRREFRQFEGAWYDGNKIKLSRDRVDRLGYFTEVNVETTEVPGSNDQIDLTVNVAEKPTGSLQLGAGYSSTDKVSLTFGITQENVFGSGNYLGLQVNTSSYNRTISLTATDPYFTKDGISRTLNVFHTTTRPYYEADGNYKLASDGGSVRFGLPVGELDTVFLGIGVERYSFTPGTNGSYTLVDGSYVYTGTPQAYLDYFKCTGTAPSVVCTGSNVVGIPATVGWSRDDRDSALVPTTGRLQRANLEVGVGSALRYLKTDYQYQQYFALSKQYTLAVNGQLGYAKALGGSTFPIFKNFYAGGLGSIRGFEQNSLGPVDAVTGGSLGGTRKAIFNMEFSTPFPGAGNDRSLRLYTFIDAGNVFADRTASMTDAQWKAQNRIRASAGLGISWISPLGPLRLAYAVPLAYQKADTANGIAADRTQRFQFQIGTSF, from the coding sequence ATGCATCTCCCCAAGTCCCTCGCGGCCATCGCTGCACTGCTCGTTTCGATGGCCGCCGTCCCCGCATGGGCCGTCGACCCTTTCACCGTTCGCGACATCCGGCTCGAAGGCCTGCAGCGCGTCGAACCCAGCACTGTTTTCACCACCCTCGGCATCAAGGCCGGCGACAACTACAGCGACGAGCGCGGCAGCGCCGCCATTCGCGCGCTGTTCGAGCTGGGCCTGTTCAAGGACGTGCGCATCGACGTCGACGGCAACGTGCTTGTGGTCATCGTGGAAGAGCGCCCCACCGTCGCCGATGTCGATTTCGTCGGCACCAAGGAATTCGAGAAATCCGCGCTCCAGAAGGCCTTGCGCGAGATCGGACTCGCCGAAGGCCAGCCCTACGACAAGGCGCTCGCCGACCGCGCCGAGCAGGAGCTGAAACGCCAGTACGTGAGCCGCAGCCTCTACAACGCAGAGGTCGTGACCACCGTCACGCCGCTGGAGCGCAACCGCGTCAACCTCACGTTCACCGTCGTCGAAGGCGAGTCAGCACGCATCAAGAGCGTGCGCGTCGTCGGCAACAAGGCTTTCAGCGAAAGCACGCTGCTCGACCTGTTCGACCAGGACAGCGGCGGCTGGCTCGCCTGGTACACCAAGTCGAACCAGTACTCGCGCAGCAAGCTCGCCGCCGACCAGGAAACGCTGCGCTCCTACTACCTCACGCGCGGCTACCTGGAGTTCCGCATCGACTCCACGCAGGTCGCCATCTCACCGGACCGGCAGTCGCTGGACCTCACGCTCAACATCACCGAGGGCGAGAAGTTCGCAGTCGCCGGCGTGCGGCTCGAAGGCAACTACTTCGGCCGCGAAGACGAGTTCAAGACCCTCGTGACAGTGCGCCCCGGCGCGCCCTACAACGGCGAGGACGTGGCCGCCACCACCAAGGCCTTCACCGACTACTTCGGCACCTTCGGCTACGCGTTTGCGCGCGTGAAGGCCGAGCCCGAGATCGACCGGGCCAACAACCGCGTGACGTTGGTGCTGAAGGCCGAGCCCGCGCGCCGCGTGTACGTGCGGCGACTGAACATCGGCGGCAACGCGCGCACGCGCGACGAGGTGATCCGTCGCGAGTTCCGGCAGTTCGAAGGCGCCTGGTACGACGGCAACAAGATCAAGCTCTCGCGCGACCGCGTCGACCGGCTCGGCTACTTCACCGAAGTGAACGTGGAGACCACCGAAGTACCCGGCAGCAACGACCAGATCGACCTCACGGTCAACGTGGCCGAGAAACCCACCGGCTCGCTGCAGCTGGGCGCGGGCTATTCGTCGACCGACAAGGTCTCGCTCACCTTCGGCATCACGCAGGAGAACGTGTTCGGTTCGGGCAACTACCTCGGGCTGCAGGTCAACACCAGTTCGTACAACCGCACGATCTCGCTCACCGCGACCGATCCGTACTTCACGAAGGACGGCATCTCGCGCACGCTCAACGTCTTTCACACCACCACGCGGCCCTACTACGAGGCCGACGGCAACTACAAGCTCGCGAGCGATGGCGGCTCCGTGCGCTTCGGGCTGCCGGTGGGCGAGCTGGACACGGTGTTCCTGGGCATCGGCGTGGAGCGCTATTCGTTCACGCCCGGCACCAACGGTTCGTACACGCTGGTCGATGGCTCCTACGTCTACACCGGCACGCCGCAGGCTTATCTCGACTACTTCAAGTGCACCGGCACCGCGCCGAGCGTGGTGTGCACCGGCAGCAACGTGGTGGGCATTCCCGCGACGGTGGGCTGGTCGCGCGACGACCGCGACAGCGCGCTTGTGCCGACCACCGGGCGCCTGCAGCGCGCGAACCTCGAAGTGGGCGTGGGCAGCGCGCTGCGCTACCTGAAGACCGACTACCAATACCAGCAGTACTTCGCGCTTTCCAAGCAGTACACGCTGGCCGTCAACGGCCAGCTCGGCTATGCAAAGGCGCTGGGCGGCAGCACCTTCCCGATCTTCAAGAACTTCTACGCGGGCGGGCTCGGCTCGATCCGCGGCTTCGAGCAGAACTCGCTCGGGCCGGTCGATGCGGTCACGGGCGGTTCGCTCGGCGGTACGCGCAAGGCGATCTTCAACATGGAGTTCAGCACGCCCTTCCCCGGGGCGGGCAACGACCGGTCGCTCAGGCTCTACACCTTCATCGATGCGGGCAACGTGTTCGCCGACCGCACGGCCAGCATGACCGATGCGCAGTGGAAAGCGCAGAACCGCATCCGCGCCTCGGCGGGCCTGGGCATCAGCTGGATCTCGCCGCTGGGGCCGCTGCGGCTCGCGTATGCGGTGCCGCTGGCGTACCAGAAAGCGGACACCGCCAACGGCATCGCGGCGGACCGCACGCAGCGCTTCCAGTTCCAGATCGGCACCTCCTTCTGA
- a CDS encoding response regulator — MSRILMVEDGRDSAFALLDHLCNAGHEVEHIGDGAAALDRILSSPPALTLLDVVLPRIDGLEVLQQVRSHSDHPIIMLTARTREVDRLRGLDLGADDYVCKPFSPREVVARVHTVLRRHAQRDGACGAPSKSVSFRDAHGGAHLEGHALDLTRRELLLLRTLSRDPGRVFTRSKLLEAAFPEAFDVNERAVDGHIKNLRKKLTAVAPSHGWIRSIYGVGFSFADRPA; from the coding sequence ATGAGCCGCATCCTGATGGTCGAAGACGGGCGCGACAGCGCCTTTGCGCTGCTGGACCACCTCTGCAACGCGGGCCACGAGGTCGAGCACATCGGCGACGGCGCGGCGGCGCTCGACCGCATCCTGAGTTCGCCGCCTGCGCTGACCTTGCTCGACGTGGTGCTGCCTCGAATCGACGGCCTCGAGGTGCTGCAGCAGGTGCGCTCGCACAGCGACCATCCGATCATCATGCTGACGGCGCGCACGCGCGAGGTCGATCGCCTGCGCGGGCTCGACCTGGGCGCCGACGACTATGTCTGCAAGCCGTTTTCGCCGCGCGAAGTGGTGGCGCGCGTGCACACGGTGCTGCGCCGGCATGCGCAACGCGATGGCGCTTGCGGGGCGCCGTCGAAGTCGGTGTCGTTCCGGGACGCGCACGGCGGCGCGCACCTGGAGGGGCACGCGCTCGATCTCACGCGCCGCGAACTCCTGCTGCTGCGCACGCTGTCGCGGGATCCAGGGCGGGTGTTCACGCGCTCGAAGCTGCTGGAGGCGGCGTTTCCGGAAGCGTTCGATGTGAACGAGCGCGCGGTCGACGGGCACATCAAGAACCTGCGCAAGAAGCTCACCGCCGTGGCCCCCTCGCACGGCTGGATCCGCTCGATCTACGGCGTGGGCTTCAGCTTCGCGGACCGGCCGGCCTGA
- a CDS encoding ATP-binding protein yields the protein MPRLTLSRKIFLALAALLVVLLLSFVGFSIIALQRGLGAYVAEIEIRRMDWLSQLLLKHYAANGDWKKLRDNDEAWHRLRMGQLAGVLDGAASPDDRRLPPWYERRAPGTGRVEGDADNGAPPPAPASSSPTGSPQLDLLPRRFSMPPPPWFFPDPRGAADSIYQRLAVLDAQGALVVGASIDLENAARMPIRRGRSVVGYLALAPMEGLESEADRAFIARQSGVIALTGLCGLAFALVLSWLLARRWFKPIDALTQAAQDVARGRLSTRVAVHGSDELALLGKTFNDMAQRLDKVEASRRAWLADAAHELRTPLAAMRAEIEALQDGVRTFDERTALRMHRQVIRLGQLVDDLRSSMREPQNDLLTTAVFPLTLLKEALDHTRDRFAQRGIAVDREAIDRIAASAQPVIDGDAHRLHQVFMNLLENTLAYTDAGGRLRIDVTIEGAWTGNCLTLLFDDSAPGVSEEEIPRLFDRLFRGETSRSRALGGSGLGLSICRATIEAHGGSIEAAPSPLGGLRMTLTLPLAASA from the coding sequence ATGCCGCGTCTGACACTCTCCCGCAAGATCTTCCTGGCGCTGGCCGCCTTGCTGGTCGTGTTGCTGCTCAGCTTCGTGGGCTTTTCCATCATCGCGCTGCAGCGGGGCCTGGGCGCCTACGTCGCCGAGATCGAGATCCGGCGCATGGACTGGCTCTCGCAACTTCTCTTGAAGCACTACGCTGCCAACGGCGACTGGAAGAAGCTGCGCGACAACGACGAGGCCTGGCATCGCCTCCGCATGGGCCAACTGGCGGGTGTGCTCGATGGCGCGGCCAGCCCCGACGACCGGCGGCTTCCGCCCTGGTACGAGCGCCGCGCGCCAGGCACGGGCCGGGTCGAAGGCGATGCCGACAACGGCGCACCGCCGCCGGCTCCGGCTTCCTCGTCGCCCACCGGCTCGCCGCAACTCGATCTTCTGCCACGGCGCTTCTCGATGCCGCCGCCGCCCTGGTTCTTTCCCGACCCGCGCGGTGCGGCCGATTCGATCTACCAGCGCCTGGCCGTGCTCGATGCGCAAGGCGCATTGGTGGTCGGCGCCTCCATCGATCTGGAGAATGCCGCGCGCATGCCGATCCGCCGCGGGCGCTCGGTCGTCGGCTATCTCGCGCTTGCGCCGATGGAAGGCCTCGAGAGCGAGGCCGACCGCGCCTTCATCGCGCGCCAGTCGGGCGTGATCGCGCTCACCGGCCTGTGCGGACTCGCCTTCGCGCTCGTGCTGTCGTGGCTGCTCGCGCGCCGCTGGTTCAAGCCCATCGACGCGCTGACGCAGGCCGCGCAGGACGTGGCGCGCGGGCGGCTCTCCACGCGCGTGGCCGTGCATGGTTCCGACGAACTCGCGCTGCTGGGCAAGACCTTCAACGACATGGCGCAGCGCCTGGACAAGGTCGAGGCCTCGCGGCGCGCGTGGCTCGCCGACGCGGCGCACGAGCTGCGCACACCGCTCGCTGCGATGCGCGCGGAAATCGAAGCGCTGCAGGACGGCGTGCGCACCTTCGACGAACGCACCGCCCTGCGCATGCACCGGCAGGTGATCCGCCTCGGCCAGCTGGTCGACGACCTGCGCAGCAGCATGCGCGAGCCGCAGAACGATCTGCTCACCACCGCCGTGTTTCCGCTCACGCTGCTGAAGGAGGCGCTGGACCACACGCGCGACCGCTTCGCGCAGCGCGGCATCGCGGTCGACCGGGAAGCGATCGACCGCATCGCCGCATCGGCCCAGCCGGTGATCGACGGCGACGCGCACCGGCTGCACCAGGTCTTCATGAACCTGCTGGAGAACACGCTGGCCTACACCGACGCGGGCGGCCGGCTGCGCATCGACGTGACCATCGAAGGCGCGTGGACCGGCAACTGCCTCACGCTGCTGTTCGATGACAGCGCGCCGGGCGTGTCCGAAGAAGAAATCCCGCGGCTCTTCGACCGCCTGTTCCGCGGCGAAACCTCGCGCAGCCGCGCGCTCGGCGGCTCGGGCCTCGGCCTCTCGATCTGCCGCGCGACCATCGAGGCGCACGGCGGCAGCATCGAGGCCGCCCCATCGCCGCTCGGCGGACTGCGCATGACCCTCACCCTTCCACTGGCGGCATCCGCATGA
- a CDS encoding response regulator, whose protein sequence is MTRIVVVEDEIDIASVVQDYLRHSGYETAHFADGQSALESIVAAPPDLTLLDIMLPRLDGIEVLRRAREHTAHPIIMLTARIEEVDRLLGLELGADDYVCKPFSPRELVARVRAVLRRTAPGNVPGVPGQAPQSEGPGLVLDDVHWRASLEGTPLNLTRREFGLLQVLSRHPGRIFSRARLLELAYDDTVDVTERAIDSHVKNLRRKLGAVSPAHDWIRSVYGVGFAWEAPPQP, encoded by the coding sequence ATGACACGCATCGTCGTCGTGGAGGACGAGATCGACATCGCCTCGGTGGTGCAGGACTACCTGCGCCACAGCGGCTACGAGACCGCGCACTTCGCCGACGGGCAGAGCGCGCTCGAAAGCATCGTCGCCGCGCCGCCCGACCTGACGCTGCTGGACATCATGCTGCCGCGGCTGGACGGCATCGAGGTGCTGCGCCGCGCGCGCGAGCACACGGCGCATCCGATCATCATGCTCACCGCGCGCATCGAGGAGGTCGACCGCCTGCTCGGCCTGGAGCTCGGCGCGGACGACTATGTGTGCAAGCCCTTCTCGCCGCGCGAACTGGTGGCGCGCGTGCGTGCCGTGCTGCGGCGCACGGCACCAGGGAATGTGCCGGGGGTGCCCGGGCAAGCCCCGCAGAGCGAAGGCCCGGGCCTCGTGCTCGACGACGTGCACTGGCGTGCATCGCTCGAAGGCACGCCGCTGAACCTCACGCGCCGCGAGTTCGGACTGCTGCAGGTGCTGTCGCGGCACCCGGGGCGCATCTTCTCGCGTGCGCGGCTGCTGGAGCTTGCCTACGACGACACGGTGGACGTGACAGAGCGTGCCATCGACAGCCATGTGAAGAACCTGCGCCGTAAGCTCGGTGCGGTGTCGCCTGCGCACGACTGGATTCGCTCGGTGTATGGCGTGGGGTTTGCTTGGGAAGCGCCGCCACAGCCCTGA
- the yccS gene encoding YccS family putative transporter — MLPLSSDALRQRLRSFASRAQPLRILLTLGSLMAVCSYTGHTDAVIPLFLGAIASALAETDDSWRGRFRAQLVTLACFAVLSFSVETLFGRPVLFIAGLAFAAFWLTMLGAVEARYKAIAYATLILAMYATLGIENQGAHGHDRGRESLLLLAGAAWYGVFSVLWCAAFPAQPVQARLVTLFTVLGNFVRFKASLFEPLRGIDIEQKRLSLAQLNAEVVSELNAAKESIFRRIGARAPTGRISRYRGLYLIAQDVHERASSSHDDYNALADAFFHSDLLYRCQRVLGLQGLACQRLASSIARREPFEVGEETVQALADLRGAIEHERARATTPERLALLASVEALARNLAQLDGQLAGASQPSARAGRTEMGLFNRSPRSWRDAVERVRRQLTPRSPLFRHALRLAIALAVGYSVMHVIHPAQGYWILLTTLFVCQQSFGDTISRMGQRIAGTALGVVAGWALLQLFPQPLVQSVIAVAAGVLFFATRATRYLLATAAMTLLVLMCFNQVGDSGLLLVPRLVDTAIGSAIAGLAVLLVLPHWQARRINELAATAMRSHAGYLRRIVEQYGTGPRDHLDYRLARRNDHNADAALSTAVSDMFREPGYVRPRAGIALRFLIRSHTLLSYLSALGAHRAALPDSPHMAVLRDAAEAAAAALDALAGGLQGGAIGDDPANEPAVRAALAAAVAPAGDAGAAERTIHTELAQVWLQIDALRIHAREWLQPGDDAAPATLET; from the coding sequence ATGCTCCCCCTGTCTTCCGATGCGCTGCGCCAGCGCCTGCGTTCCTTTGCCTCCCGCGCGCAGCCGCTGCGCATTCTTCTCACCCTTGGCAGCCTGATGGCGGTGTGCAGCTACACCGGCCACACCGATGCGGTGATCCCCTTGTTCCTTGGCGCCATCGCCAGTGCGCTCGCCGAAACCGACGACAGCTGGCGCGGCCGCTTTCGCGCGCAGCTCGTGACGCTCGCCTGCTTCGCGGTGCTGTCGTTCTCGGTGGAGACGCTGTTCGGCCGGCCGGTGCTCTTCATCGCCGGGCTGGCGTTCGCGGCCTTCTGGCTCACGATGCTGGGCGCGGTGGAAGCGCGCTACAAGGCCATCGCCTACGCGACGCTGATCCTCGCGATGTACGCCACGCTCGGCATCGAGAACCAGGGCGCGCACGGCCACGACAGGGGGCGCGAATCCTTGTTGCTGCTGGCCGGTGCCGCTTGGTACGGCGTGTTCTCGGTGCTCTGGTGCGCGGCCTTTCCGGCGCAGCCGGTGCAGGCGCGGCTGGTGACGCTGTTCACCGTGCTCGGCAACTTCGTGCGCTTCAAGGCGTCGCTCTTCGAGCCGCTGCGCGGCATCGACATCGAACAGAAGCGGCTCTCGCTCGCGCAGCTCAACGCCGAGGTGGTGAGCGAGCTGAACGCCGCGAAGGAAAGCATCTTCCGCCGCATCGGCGCGCGGGCGCCGACCGGTCGCATCTCGCGCTACCGCGGGCTCTACCTGATCGCACAGGACGTGCACGAGCGCGCAAGCTCCTCGCACGACGACTACAACGCGCTGGCCGACGCCTTCTTCCACAGCGATCTGCTCTACCGCTGCCAGCGCGTGCTCGGCCTGCAGGGCCTGGCCTGCCAGCGGCTTGCAAGCTCGATCGCGCGGCGTGAGCCTTTCGAGGTGGGCGAGGAAACCGTGCAGGCGCTGGCCGACCTGCGCGGCGCCATCGAACACGAGCGGGCACGGGCGACCACGCCGGAGCGCCTCGCGCTTCTTGCATCGGTGGAAGCGCTGGCGCGCAACCTCGCGCAGCTCGACGGGCAACTCGCTGGAGCAAGCCAGCCATCCGCCCGCGCCGGACGGACCGAGATGGGCCTCTTCAACCGCTCGCCGCGTTCGTGGCGGGACGCGGTAGAGCGCGTGCGGCGGCAGCTCACGCCGCGCTCGCCGCTGTTCCGCCATGCGCTGCGGCTGGCGATTGCGCTTGCCGTGGGCTACAGCGTGATGCACGTCATCCATCCCGCGCAGGGCTACTGGATCCTGCTGACCACGCTGTTCGTGTGCCAGCAAAGCTTCGGCGACACCATCTCGCGCATGGGCCAGCGCATCGCAGGCACCGCGCTGGGCGTGGTTGCGGGCTGGGCGCTGTTGCAGCTCTTTCCGCAGCCGCTGGTGCAGTCGGTGATCGCGGTGGCGGCGGGCGTGCTGTTCTTCGCGACGCGCGCCACGCGCTACCTGCTCGCGACGGCCGCGATGACGCTGCTGGTGCTGATGTGCTTCAACCAGGTGGGCGACAGCGGCTTGCTGCTTGTGCCGCGGCTGGTCGACACCGCCATCGGCAGCGCCATCGCCGGCCTCGCGGTGCTGCTGGTGCTGCCGCACTGGCAGGCGCGGCGCATCAACGAACTGGCGGCCACGGCGATGCGCAGCCATGCGGGGTATCTGCGCCGGATCGTCGAGCAGTACGGCACGGGGCCGCGCGACCACCTCGACTACCGCCTCGCGCGGCGCAACGACCACAACGCCGATGCGGCGCTGTCGACGGCGGTGTCGGACATGTTCCGCGAGCCGGGCTATGTGCGGCCGCGCGCGGGCATCGCGCTGCGCTTTCTTATCCGGTCGCACACGCTCCTGAGCTATCTGTCGGCGCTCGGCGCGCACCGCGCCGCGTTGCCCGATTCGCCGCACATGGCGGTGCTGCGCGACGCGGCCGAAGCTGCGGCTGCGGCGCTCGATGCGCTGGCCGGCGGGTTGCAGGGCGGCGCGATCGGGGACGACCCTGCTAACGAACCCGCCGTCCGCGCGGCCCTCGCGGCGGCCGTGGCCCCGGCCGGCGATGCCGGCGCGGCTGAACGCACCATCCACACCGAACTGGCCCAGGTCTGGCTGCAGATCGACGCGCTGCGCATCCATGCGCGCGAGTGGCTGCAGCCGGGCGACGACGCGGCGCCCGCCACCCTGGAAACCTGA
- a CDS encoding Bax inhibitor-1/YccA family protein, which yields MNNGQPTYHPGFDAPIASAQERNRVLRNTYWLLALSMLPTVLGAWIGVTTGLARAMSPGIGLMVFLGGAFGFMYAIEKTKNSAAGVPVLLAFTFFMGLMLSRLVGSVLGLSNGANLVMTAFAGTGAIFLGMATLSSVIKRDLSAMGKWLFIGAVLLLVAGIANFFIQSSALMMTLAVAAIGIFSAFILHDLKRVKDGLETNYISATLGVYLSIYNVFQALLALLGMGGGRDE from the coding sequence ATGAACAACGGACAACCCACCTACCACCCCGGCTTCGACGCACCCATCGCATCGGCCCAGGAACGCAACCGCGTTCTTCGCAACACCTACTGGCTGCTCGCGCTGTCGATGTTGCCCACCGTGCTCGGCGCCTGGATCGGCGTTACCACCGGCCTCGCACGCGCCATGTCCCCGGGCATCGGCCTCATGGTGTTCCTCGGGGGCGCCTTCGGCTTCATGTACGCCATCGAGAAGACCAAGAACTCGGCCGCCGGCGTGCCGGTGCTGCTGGCCTTCACCTTCTTCATGGGGCTGATGCTCTCGCGCCTCGTGGGCTCGGTGCTGGGCCTCTCGAACGGCGCGAACCTGGTGATGACGGCCTTCGCCGGCACCGGCGCGATCTTCCTGGGCATGGCGACGCTGTCGTCGGTCATCAAGCGCGACCTGTCGGCCATGGGGAAGTGGCTCTTCATCGGCGCCGTGCTGCTCTTGGTGGCGGGCATCGCCAACTTTTTCATCCAGTCGAGCGCGCTGATGATGACGCTGGCCGTCGCCGCCATCGGCATCTTCTCGGCCTTCATCCTGCATGACCTCAAGCGCGTGAAGGACGGCCTGGAGACCAACTACATCTCCGCCACGCTGGGCGTCTATCTCAGCATCTACAACGTGTTCCAGGCACTGCTCGCCCTCTTGGGCATGGGCGGCGGCCGGGACGAGTAA
- a CDS encoding Rrf2 family transcriptional regulator, with product MRLTTKGRFAVTAMIDIALHGRSGPVTLASISLRQRVSLSYLELLFAKLRRNDLVESTRGPGGGYSLSRKAALISVADIVLSIEDHGNETTRRRAGADVDDSGRCEVEELWASVNLRAVEFLKSISLQSLVDEQKAKGVQAATSVAGSRRTTVVGTPVRKPFVVDAPNSVFALGRRQQRAG from the coding sequence ATGCGCCTCACCACCAAGGGCCGCTTCGCGGTCACCGCGATGATCGACATCGCCCTGCACGGCCGCTCGGGCCCGGTCACGCTGGCCTCGATCAGCCTGCGCCAACGGGTCTCGCTGTCGTACCTGGAGCTGCTGTTCGCCAAGCTGCGCCGAAACGATCTGGTCGAATCGACCCGCGGTCCGGGCGGCGGCTATTCGCTCAGCCGCAAGGCCGCGCTCATCAGCGTGGCGGACATCGTGCTGTCCATCGAGGACCACGGTAACGAGACCACGCGCCGGCGCGCCGGCGCGGATGTGGACGACAGCGGCCGCTGCGAGGTCGAGGAGCTCTGGGCCTCGGTCAACCTGCGGGCGGTCGAGTTCCTGAAATCGATCTCGCTGCAGAGCCTGGTCGACGAACAAAAGGCCAAGGGCGTGCAGGCCGCCACCAGCGTGGCCGGCAGCAGGCGGACCACCGTGGTCGGCACGCCGGTGCGCAAGCCGTTCGTCGTGGACGCGCCGAACTCGGTGTTCGCACTGGGCCGGCGCCAGCAACGCGCCGGTTAG
- a CDS encoding efflux RND transporter periplasmic adaptor subunit, protein MTSKLLLSLSLLASLALAACGGKPAPAAADAPGEVGVVTLHARDVPVLTELAGRTAAFRVSEVRPQVNGIVRKRLFEEGGMVRAGQVLYEIEPGPFEAAHEQAEASLATAQAGIASLRSKAERHGELVKANAVSRQEHDEAQAALAQAQAGVKAAQAAVKAARINLEFTRITAPIAGRIGRSAITEGALVAPGQATALATIQRLDPIYVDVIQSSLELTKLKRRFISGDMAPASTRVTLRMEDGLPYPHEGMLKFTEVGVDAATGSVTLRAEFPNPQGLLLPGMYVRAQVEAGVERHAILAPQRGVGRNEKGEPTALVVGAGDKVELRPLEVRGASGDQWIVSKGLREGDRLVVDGLQRAHPGEKVKPVPVSLEAATAATTAAE, encoded by the coding sequence ATGACCTCCAAGCTCCTGCTCTCCCTTTCCCTGCTCGCCTCCCTCGCGCTCGCGGCCTGCGGCGGCAAGCCGGCCCCCGCAGCCGCCGACGCACCGGGCGAAGTCGGCGTGGTGACGCTGCACGCGCGCGACGTGCCGGTGCTCACCGAACTGGCCGGCCGCACGGCCGCATTCCGCGTGTCGGAGGTGCGTCCGCAGGTCAACGGCATCGTGCGCAAGCGCCTCTTCGAGGAAGGCGGCATGGTCCGCGCAGGGCAGGTGCTCTACGAGATCGAGCCCGGCCCCTTCGAGGCCGCGCACGAGCAGGCCGAGGCCTCGCTGGCCACCGCGCAGGCCGGCATCGCGAGCCTGCGCAGCAAGGCCGAGCGCCATGGCGAGCTCGTCAAGGCCAATGCGGTCAGCCGGCAGGAGCACGACGAGGCCCAGGCCGCGCTGGCGCAGGCCCAGGCAGGCGTGAAGGCCGCGCAGGCGGCGGTGAAGGCGGCGCGCATCAACCTCGAATTCACCCGCATCACCGCGCCCATCGCGGGGCGCATCGGGCGCTCGGCCATCACCGAAGGCGCGCTCGTCGCGCCGGGGCAGGCGACGGCGCTGGCGACGATCCAGCGGCTCGATCCGATCTACGTCGACGTCATCCAGTCGAGCCTGGAACTCACGAAGCTCAAGCGCCGTTTCATCTCGGGCGACATGGCGCCGGCCAGCACGCGCGTGACGCTGCGCATGGAAGACGGCCTGCCCTATCCGCACGAAGGCATGCTGAAGTTCACCGAGGTCGGCGTCGATGCCGCGACGGGTTCGGTCACGCTGCGCGCGGAATTTCCGAACCCGCAAGGGCTGCTGCTGCCCGGCATGTACGTGCGCGCACAGGTGGAGGCCGGTGTGGAGCGCCACGCCATCCTCGCCCCGCAGCGCGGCGTGGGCCGCAACGAGAAAGGCGAGCCGACCGCGCTGGTGGTCGGCGCGGGCGACAAGGTCGAGCTGCGGCCGCTCGAAGTGCGCGGCGCGTCGGGCGACCAATGGATCGTGAGCAAAGGCCTGCGCGAAGGCGACCGCCTCGTGGTCGACGGCCTGCAGCGCGCGCACCCCGGCGAGAAGGTGAAGCCTGTGCCGGTGTCCCTCGAGGCGGCCACGGCTGCCACCACGGCCGCCGAATGA